AAAAATAAAAATGGTTATGTTTCTTCTGTTTTAGCTGAAATAGACAGAATTGAAGATGGTTACTTAAAAACAGGTAATGTGTCTGTTGCTACTGATGCATTAGGTAATGCTGCCGCACTAGATGTATATAAATTTTTAACCTTAGTAATGCAAGACGGTGAAAATTTACTTAATCATATTCAACAAGAAACTGATTTAGCACAAGCATTATTAACAATTAAATCTGCTAAATATCAAGAGCTAAGAAATGGCTTTTTAGCTATGGTTGAAGGCGCAACAGAAAGTATTACTAGCTCTAAAATAAAACAAGTATATTTCCCTGTTGACGATGATTATCACCAACTATCACTGCTAACTAATTCAGGCATGGTTTATCAATTGCGTTCTCGTTTAGATAAATTACGTTTTTCAGAAGAAGTGAAAGAACTTCGTGATAAAAAACGTAAAAACGAATTTAGCGAGCAAGGTTATAGTGAAATATATGGCTTAACCACCATAGGTTATGGTGGAACAAAGCCACAAAATATAAGTGTTTTAAATAATCAAAATGGCGGTAAAGCACACCTTTTATCGTCGTTACCACCGAGTATTGAAAAGCGAAATATTCACTTTCCTAAAAGTGATTTTTTTACAGAGTCATTTAAAAAATATGAATATGTTATTCAATTCAAAGCACTGCATAACGTGTTTCTGGATACACGCAATAATATCAACATTCGTGATGCGCGTGATCGCTACCTTCAACAGATAATAGATTTACTGATTGAAAAAATGTGGGCGGTTCGAGCAGTTTCACAAGCGCAATACCACGGACAAACATCTTCACTGTCAAGTACACAACGTACTTGGTTACATGATGACTTTGCTGATGAAAGAGAAAAATCAGAGCAATGGCTAAATTCACTTATCACTGAAATATCTGCATGGTTATTGCGTAGTTATGAAAAAGTGTTAGATAAAAAAGCAATCAAATTAGGCGAGGCGGAACGTTTACACTTTGCCGAAGTGATTGAACGTAATAAGGAGTTTTTTAAATGAACAAGTTAAAACGATTATTGTTATTACCTCATATAAAAGTACATAACGCTAATGCACTTTCTAGCCCGTTTACTATTGGCTTTCCTGCCATGACGGCATGGCTTGGCGCGGTACACGCACTGCAACGAAAGTTAAATGCGCAAGGTTATAGTGATATTAAATTTAATAGCGTTGCTGTGGTTAACCATCAATGTGACTTACAAACCCATAAAGGTGTTGATGACTTTGTACATTCAATTATTGGTACGGGTAACCCGTTAGATAAAACAGGCGCAAGAAGTGCTTTTATTGAAGAAGCACGTTGTCATTTAGCTGTGTCATTAGTCATTGAATACACAGGCATTGAAAAAGACGATGAAGAAACGTTGCAAGAAAAAATTACCCATTTACTTAACAGCAACATGAAAATGGCTGGCGGTGATATTTTAACGTTTAAAGCACCGCAGTTTTTCAAAGTTGAAAAGGGTAATACAGCAGACCTTATTACGTTAACACGAAAGCTTATGCCGGGTTATGCCTTAATTGAACGCCGAGATTTAATGATTGAGGCAATGAAAGCAGGGCAAGACGCGATGGATGCTTTGTTAGACAGCCTTGTTATTCACCACGAATGTACAAAACAGCAACATGAAAATGATGAAGTTATTCAGTGGACGAGTAAGCGAAAAAATAAAGGTTGGATTGTACCCATAGCAGCAGGTTTTCACGGTTTAACGGATTTAGGCGAAGCCAAAAATCAACGAGATCCAAATACAGCGCACCGCTTTGCTGAAAGTGTGGTAACGCTAGGAGAATTTAAAATGCCTCATAACATTAAATCAATTGATGAAATATTGTGGCGCTATCAAACAGACCAAACCAATAATTTGTATCTTTGTGCTCAAATTCAAAAAACAGCTCAAACAGAAGAAGAAATTGAAAACGCGTATTACGCATAACTTAATTTATTAAAAAGGAAATTATCATGGCTAAAAATCAAGATACCGCATCAGTATTGGCATTTGAAAAAAAATTAGTACCATCAGATGGTTATATGTATGGCACACAATGGGAAGAACGAAATAAAAGTAGTAACCAGATTTCGTTAAAGCTCATTGAAAAGTCAGTGCGCGGTACTATTTCAAACCGCTTAAAAGCAGCAATTAAAAGCGATCCTGTAAAATTAAACGCCGAAGTAGAAAAAGCTAACTTACAAACAGTCGACAGCTGTGCACTTGCACCAGAGCAAGATACTTTAAAACTGCACTTTACCTTAAAAGTGTTAGGCGGCGTA
The sequence above is a segment of the Colwellia sp. 20A7 genome. Coding sequences within it:
- the csy1 gene encoding type I-F CRISPR-associated protein Csy1; protein product: MLDPTIQNYFSERKEAWLKKNVKAVMQDHEIAEMEQQCEQQFSLNEWLPNAAKRAGQISMSTHPCTFSHPSARKNKNGYVSSVLAEIDRIEDGYLKTGNVSVATDALGNAAALDVYKFLTLVMQDGENLLNHIQQETDLAQALLTIKSAKYQELRNGFLAMVEGATESITSSKIKQVYFPVDDDYHQLSLLTNSGMVYQLRSRLDKLRFSEEVKELRDKKRKNEFSEQGYSEIYGLTTIGYGGTKPQNISVLNNQNGGKAHLLSSLPPSIEKRNIHFPKSDFFTESFKKYEYVIQFKALHNVFLDTRNNINIRDARDRYLQQIIDLLIEKMWAVRAVSQAQYHGQTSSLSSTQRTWLHDDFADEREKSEQWLNSLITEISAWLLRSYEKVLDKKAIKLGEAERLHFAEVIERNKEFFK
- the csy2 gene encoding type I-F CRISPR-associated protein Csy2, whose translation is MNKLKRLLLLPHIKVHNANALSSPFTIGFPAMTAWLGAVHALQRKLNAQGYSDIKFNSVAVVNHQCDLQTHKGVDDFVHSIIGTGNPLDKTGARSAFIEEARCHLAVSLVIEYTGIEKDDEETLQEKITHLLNSNMKMAGGDILTFKAPQFFKVEKGNTADLITLTRKLMPGYALIERRDLMIEAMKAGQDAMDALLDSLVIHHECTKQQHENDEVIQWTSKRKNKGWIVPIAAGFHGLTDLGEAKNQRDPNTAHRFAESVVTLGEFKMPHNIKSIDEILWRYQTDQTNNLYLCAQIQKTAQTEEEIENAYYA